In one Rutidosis leptorrhynchoides isolate AG116_Rl617_1_P2 chromosome 8, CSIRO_AGI_Rlap_v1, whole genome shotgun sequence genomic region, the following are encoded:
- the LOC139862757 gene encoding protein argonaute 4A-like has translation MTDLKTEALPPPPPEIPLNFVRAKAPVPNRVPMARRGFGSKGQKISIVTNHFNVKLSSTSDNFYQYSVALSYEDGNPVEAKGVGRGVLDEVQKLYGSDLDGKGFAYDGEKTMFTVGPLPGTKFEFPVVLENSSSNRIIRGGSPSEGESTKRSRRPPQSKSYTVKISYATKIPIQAIFDALRGHESEQFHEAVRVLDVLLRQHAAKQGCLLVRQCFFHNDPKLSISIGGGVVGCRGFHSSFRATQGGLSLNMDVSTTMIVRPGKVVDFLLENQNVRNIRDIDWVKAKRMLKNLRIKTSPSTIEHKIIGLSEKSCREQKFTMKQRGGGSPSEPIEITVFEYYAKFRGYILGESQHFPCLDVGKPKRPVYIPLELCELISLQRYTKSLSNLQRASLVEKSRQKPQDRMRALTDALNRSDYNSDPLIKSTGITISTTFNQLEGRVLEPPKLKFGSGGDLFPRGGRWNFNNKTLVDPSKINCWAVVNFSARCDINGLIRNLLRATQAKGMNVSEPYTVIEENHQARRNPAPVRVDMMFGAIKEQLPGPPSFLLCILPERKNSDIYGPWKRKCLAEFGIVTQCVAPTRINDQYVTNLLLKINSKMGGINSLLAVEQSNLIPLVSKIPTVIFGMDVSHGSPGRSDVPSIAAVVSSRQWPLISRYRASVRAQSARVEMIDGLFQPVSADKDEGMIRELLEDFYLSTPRLKPQHIIIFRDGVSESQFSQVLNIEFEQIMQACKYLDDTWDPKFMIIVAQKTHHTKFFQPNSDANVPPGTIIDNKVCNPKNNDFYLCAQNGPIGTTRPTHYHVLLDQIGFSPDDLQELVHSLSYVYQRSTTAISVVAPICYAHLAAAQMSQFVKFDDMSDAASSHSGGAGSSAAGFTQLPKLHDRVSSSMFFC, from the exons ATGACTGATTTAAAGACAGAAGCGTTGCCACCGCCTCCACCTGAGATTCCGCTAAATTTCGTCCGTGCAAAAGCACCAGTACCTAACCGTGTCCCAATGGCTAGACGTGGGTTCGGGTCCAAAGGCCAGAAGATATCAATAGTGACTAACCATTTCAACGTAAAGCTGAGCAGTACAAGCGACAATTTCTATCAATACAGC GTTGCATTGAGTTATGAAGACGGGAATCCAGTCGAGGCCAAAGGTGTGGGCAGAGGGGTACTTGATGAGGTCCAAAAGTTATACGGTTCTGATCTGGATGGGAAAGGTTTCGCGTATGATGGCGAGAAGACTATGTTTACTGTGGGCCCTTTGCCTGGTACTAAATTCGAGTTCCCTGTTGTATTGGAGAACTCCTCATCAAACAG AATTATTCGTGGAGGCAGCCCAAGTGAAGGAGAAAGCACGAAGAGATCAAGGCGTCCACCTCAGTCAAAATCATACACAGTTAAGATAAGCTATGCGACTAAAATACCAATTCAAGCCATCTTCGATGCGCTTCGTGGTCATGAGTCAGAGCAGTTTCACGAGGCGGTGAGGGTTTTGGACGTGCTTCTCAGGCAACATGCTGCTAAGCA AGGCTGTCTGCTGGTTCGACAGTGTTTTTTTCATAATGATCCCAAACTCTCGATTAGCATTGGAGGTGGAGTTGTCGGCTGCAGAGGGTTTCATTCGAGTTTCCGGGCAACTCAAGGTGGATTGAGTTTGAACATGG ATGTATCGACAACGATGATTGTGAGGCCGGGCAAAGTTGTTGATTTTCTTTTAGAGAATCAGAATGTGAGAAACATCAGGGATATCGACTGGGTGAAG GCCAAACGCATGCTGAAGAACCTTCGTATCAAGACCTCTCCATCAACTATCGAGCATAAAATCATCGGGCTGAGTGAAAAATCGTGCAGAGAACAGAA GTTTACAATGAAACAGAGAGGTGGTGGGAGCCCAAGTGAGCCGATTGAGATAACTGTGTTTGAGTACTATGCCAAGTTTCGTGGTTACATACTTGGGGAATCTCAACATTTTCCATGCCTAGATGTCGGAAAACCTAAGCGCCCAGTTTACATCCCACTTGAG CTGTGTGAATTGATATCTCTACAACGGTACACCAAATCACTGTCCAATCTTCAAAGAGCTTCACTTGTTGAGAAATCAAGGCAAAAGCCTCAGGATAGGATGAGAGCCTTGACTGAT GCACTAAACCGAAGTGACTATAATAGTGATCCTCTGATTAAATCCACTGGTATTACAATTAGCACTACGTTCAATCAGCTGGAGGGTCGTGTTTTGGAGCCACCCAAG TTGAAGTTTGGGAGTGGAGGAGACTTGTTTCCTCGAGGTGGACGTTGGAACTTCAACAACAAG ACACTTGTAGATCCTTCAAAGATTAACTGTTGGGCTGTTGTCAACTTTTCTGCACGTTGTGACATCAATGGCCTTATCAGAAATCTACTTAGGGCCACTCAAGCTAAAGGAATG AATGTTAGTGAACCGTATACGGTaattgaagaaaatcatcaggctaGGCGCAACCCTGCTCCTGTTCGTGTGGACATGATGTTCGGAGCTATCAAAGAACAACTTCCGGGACCACCTTCGTTTCTTTTATGCATCCTTCCCGAACGAAAGAATTCTGACATATATG GCCCATGGAAGCGTAAGTGCTTAGCAGAATTTGGGATCGTGACACAGTGCGTTGCTCCAACTAGGATCAATGACCAGTACGTCACAAACTTGCTGCTCAAGATAAACTCAAAG ATGGGTGGTATAAATTCTCTTCTAGCAGTTGAGCAATCGAATTTAATACCACTTGTGTCAAAGATTCCAACTGTGATATTCGGAATGGATGTGTCCCACGGTTCACCTGGACGCTCTGACGTTCCTTCAATCGCTGCT GTTGTGAGTTCTCGCCAATGGCCTTTGATTTCTCGCTATAGGGCATCTGTGCGTGCTCAGTCTGCACGCGTTGAAATGATCGATGGCTTATTCCAGCCCGTGTCTGCTGATAAAGATGAAGGGATGATCag GGAATTATTGGAAGACTTTTATCTGAGTACTCCAAGGCTAAAACCTCAGCATATTATCATTTTTCGAGATGGTGTTAGTGAGTCTCAATTCAGTCAGGTGCTAAATATTGAGTTTGAACAGATAATGCAG GCTTGCAAGTATTTGGATGATACGTGGGACCCAAAGTTCATGATCATTGTGGCTCAAAAAACTCACCACACTAAGTTTTTCCAGCCCAACTCTGATGCGAACGTTCCACCAG GTACAATCATTGACAACAAAGTTTGTAATCCAAAGAACAATGACTTCTACTTGTGTGCTCAAAATGGACCAATT GGGACTACTCGGCCTACACATTACCACGTTCTGCTTGATCAGATTGGCTTCTCTCCTGATGACCTGCAAGAGCTTGTTCACTCACTGTCCTATGT GTACCAGAGGAGTACTACTGCCATATCAGTTG TTGCTCCGATTTGTTATGCCCATTTGGCTGCTGCACAGATGTCACAGTTTGTGAAGTTTGATGACATGTCTGATGCTGCATCTAGCCATAGTGGTGGGGCTGGTTCTAGTGCTGCCGGGTTCACCCAACTGCCCAAGCTCCATGACAGGGTTTCTAGTTCTATGTTCTTCTGTTGA